A DNA window from Methylocystis heyeri contains the following coding sequences:
- the trbE gene encoding conjugal transfer protein TrbE — translation MLNLAEYRKHPASLADFLPWAALVAEGVVLNKDGSFQRTARFRGPDLDSATPAELVGVTARLNNALRRLGSGWAIFVEAQRIAAQTYPHISFPDAASALVDLERQNAFEEAGSHFESRYFLTFVWLPPAEDASRIEGFLYEGRAQTGVDPYELLRGFVDRTNRVLQLVEGFMPEVGWLDDGETLTYLHSTISTRQQRVRVPETPMHLDVLLADESLAGGLEPRLGNRHLRTLTVIGFPTATHPGILDELNRLAFPYRWSTRAILIDKAEAVKLLTKIRRQWFAKRKSIAAIVKEVMTNEASTLVDSDAANKAADSDLALQELGSDDVGEAYVTATVTVWDEFAPIAAEKLRLVEKVIQGRDFTCMPEGVNAIEAWLGSLPGHAYANVRQPPVSTLNLAHMIPLSAVWAGQGRDEHFKAPPLFFGKTEGSTPFRFSLHVGDVGHTLIVGPTGAGKSVLLALMAMQFRRYRDNQIFAFDFGGSIRTAALACGGDWHDLGGSLSAGSEHSVSLQPLAGIDDPFERAWGAEWVIAILAKESVSIGPAEKEHVWSALTSLASSPVQERTITGLAVLLQSTVLKQALQPYCVGGPSGRLLDAEAEHLGFASFQAFETEGLIGAAAAPAVLTYLFHRIEGRLDGRPTLLIIDEGWLVLDDPAFAQQLREWLKALRKKNASVIFATQSLSDIDGSNIAPAIVESCPTRIFLANERAIEPQIAAIYRRFGLNDRQIEIIARATPKRDYYCQSRRGNRLFELGLGPVALAFCAASSKSDHAAIERLLAEHGREAFTEAWLTERDLAWAADLIRNLPNLEVPS, via the coding sequence ATGCTGAACCTCGCCGAATACCGCAAACATCCCGCGAGCCTTGCCGACTTCCTGCCCTGGGCGGCGCTGGTGGCCGAGGGCGTCGTCCTCAACAAGGACGGCTCGTTCCAGCGCACGGCGCGCTTTCGAGGGCCGGACCTCGATAGCGCGACGCCCGCCGAGCTGGTCGGCGTGACAGCCCGGCTCAACAACGCGCTTCGACGGCTGGGCTCGGGCTGGGCCATCTTCGTCGAAGCGCAGCGGATTGCGGCCCAGACCTATCCGCACATCAGCTTCCCTGATGCCGCCTCCGCCCTGGTCGATCTCGAACGACAAAACGCTTTCGAGGAGGCGGGCTCCCATTTCGAGAGCCGGTATTTCCTGACCTTCGTCTGGCTGCCGCCAGCCGAAGACGCCTCGCGCATCGAGGGCTTCCTCTATGAAGGCCGCGCGCAGACCGGCGTTGACCCTTACGAGCTGCTGCGCGGCTTCGTCGATCGGACCAACCGCGTCCTTCAGCTCGTCGAAGGCTTCATGCCCGAGGTGGGTTGGCTCGATGACGGCGAGACGCTGACTTACCTGCATTCCACCATTTCGACCCGGCAGCAGCGGGTGCGTGTCCCCGAGACGCCGATGCATCTCGACGTGCTGCTCGCGGATGAGTCGCTCGCCGGCGGCCTTGAGCCGCGGCTCGGCAACCGTCATTTGCGCACCCTGACCGTGATCGGTTTCCCGACCGCGACCCATCCCGGCATTCTCGACGAGCTCAACCGGCTCGCCTTTCCGTATCGCTGGTCCACCCGCGCTATCCTCATCGACAAGGCCGAGGCGGTGAAGCTGCTGACCAAAATCAGGCGCCAGTGGTTCGCCAAGCGCAAGTCGATCGCCGCCATCGTCAAGGAGGTGATGACCAACGAGGCGTCGACGCTGGTCGACTCCGATGCCGCCAATAAGGCGGCTGACTCCGACCTCGCTCTTCAGGAACTCGGCTCCGACGATGTCGGCGAGGCCTATGTCACAGCGACCGTCACCGTGTGGGACGAATTCGCGCCGATCGCCGCCGAAAAGCTCCGCCTCGTCGAGAAAGTGATCCAGGGCCGCGATTTCACCTGCATGCCGGAAGGGGTGAATGCAATCGAGGCCTGGCTCGGGAGCCTTCCGGGCCACGCCTACGCCAATGTCCGCCAGCCGCCGGTCTCGACCCTGAATTTGGCCCATATGATCCCGCTCTCGGCGGTCTGGGCCGGGCAGGGAAGGGACGAGCACTTTAAGGCGCCGCCGCTCTTCTTCGGCAAGACAGAGGGCTCGACGCCGTTCCGTTTCTCGCTCCATGTCGGCGATGTCGGCCACACCTTGATCGTGGGGCCGACCGGAGCTGGCAAGTCCGTGCTGCTCGCGCTGATGGCGATGCAGTTCCGCCGTTATCGGGACAACCAGATTTTCGCCTTCGATTTCGGCGGATCGATCCGCACGGCGGCGCTCGCCTGTGGCGGCGACTGGCACGACCTCGGCGGCAGCCTCTCGGCCGGATCGGAACATTCCGTGTCGCTCCAGCCGCTGGCTGGCATCGACGATCCGTTTGAGCGCGCCTGGGGGGCCGAATGGGTGATCGCCATCCTCGCCAAGGAAAGCGTCTCCATCGGCCCGGCTGAAAAAGAACATGTCTGGTCGGCGCTCACTTCGCTGGCGTCGTCGCCCGTTCAGGAACGAACGATCACCGGCCTCGCGGTCCTGCTGCAATCGACCGTGTTGAAACAGGCGTTGCAGCCCTATTGCGTCGGCGGGCCTTCCGGCCGGCTGCTCGACGCCGAGGCCGAGCATCTCGGGTTCGCCTCGTTCCAGGCCTTTGAGACCGAGGGACTGATCGGCGCCGCGGCGGCGCCAGCGGTCCTCACCTATCTGTTCCACCGCATCGAGGGGCGTCTCGACGGGAGGCCCACGCTGCTCATCATCGACGAGGGCTGGCTCGTCCTCGACGATCCCGCCTTCGCCCAGCAGCTTCGCGAATGGCTGAAGGCGCTTCGCAAGAAGAACGCCTCCGTCATCTTCGCCACCCAATCGCTCTCCGACATCGACGGAAGCAATATCGCGCCGGCCATCGTCGAGAGCTGCCCGACCCGCATCTTCTTGGCTAATGAGCGGGCGATCGAGCCGCAGATCGCCGCCATCTATCGCCGCTTCGGCCTCAACGATCGGCAGATCGAAATCATCGCCCGCGCGACGCCCAAGCGCGACTACTACTGCCAGTCCCGCCGCGGCAATCGCCTATTCGAGCTCGGCCTCGGCCCCGTCGCGCTCGCCTTCTGCGCCGCATCGTCGAAGAGCGACCACGCCGCGATCGAGCGCCTCCTCGCCGAGCACGGGCGCGAGGCCTTCACCGAAGCCTGGCTCACTGAGCGCGATCTCGCCTGGGCTGCCGATCTCATCCGCAACCTCCCAAACCTGGAAGTGCCGTCATGA
- a CDS encoding VirB3 family type IV secretion system protein translates to MAAIVDPDVPGFFAPVHRALTDPILMGGAPRTVAIANGTLAAAIALGLRLWIPGALIWVVGHAAAVWAAKRDPQFVDVVRLHLRYPAFFGV, encoded by the coding sequence ATGGCCGCGATCGTCGATCCGGACGTGCCCGGCTTCTTCGCGCCGGTCCATCGTGCGCTCACTGACCCGATCCTGATGGGCGGGGCGCCGCGAACTGTGGCCATCGCCAACGGCACGCTCGCGGCTGCCATCGCGCTGGGCCTCAGGCTGTGGATCCCTGGCGCGCTGATCTGGGTGGTGGGTCACGCCGCCGCCGTCTGGGCGGCCAAGCGCGACCCACAATTCGTCGACGTGGTGCGTCTGCATCTGCGCTATCCAGCTTTCTTCGGGGTGTGA
- a CDS encoding TrbC/VirB2 family protein, translating to MIRLLSKASRARRRLGALITLTAISLAFAPAAYASGSSMPWETPLNQILQSVQGPVAKIISVIIITVTGLTLAFGDTSGGFRRLIQIVFGLSIAFAASSFFLSFFSFSGGALI from the coding sequence ATGATCCGCTTGCTTTCCAAAGCCAGTCGCGCCCGTCGCCGACTCGGCGCCTTGATCACGCTCACCGCAATATCGCTGGCCTTCGCGCCGGCGGCCTATGCCTCCGGCTCTTCCATGCCCTGGGAGACCCCGCTCAATCAGATCCTGCAATCCGTGCAAGGTCCGGTCGCCAAGATCATCTCGGTCATCATCATCACCGTGACCGGCCTGACACTCGCCTTTGGCGACACTTCGGGGGGCTTCCGCCGGCTGATCCAGATCGTTTTCGGCCTCTCGATCGCTTTTGCCGCGTCGAGCTTTTTCCTCTCGTTTTTTTCGTTCTCCGGCGGGGCGCTGATCTGA
- the trbB gene encoding P-type conjugative transfer ATPase TrbB, translating to MLRTALGPAIATFLEDPSIIEVMLNPDGRLWIDRLSGGLEDSGRTLSAADGERIVRLVAHHVGAEVHAERPRVSAELPETGERFEGLLPPVVAAPAFAIRKPAVAVFTLDDYVAAGIMAADQAALLRKAVATRKNILVAGGTSTGKTTLTNALLAEIAGSTDRVVLIEDTRELQCRAPNLVALRTKDGVASLSDLVRSSLRLRPDRIPIGEVRGAEALDLLKAWGTGHPGGIGTIHAGTALGALRRLEQLIQEAVVTVPKALIAETIDMVAVLRGRGAERRLAELATVAGLDPATSDYRVIPATAGGDLSLPGEPS from the coding sequence ATGCTGCGCACCGCGCTCGGCCCGGCCATCGCGACCTTCCTCGAAGACCCCTCCATCATCGAGGTGATGCTCAACCCCGATGGCCGGCTCTGGATCGACCGGCTGTCCGGCGGGCTCGAAGATAGCGGGCGCACGCTGTCTGCCGCAGATGGCGAGCGGATTGTTCGTCTGGTCGCGCATCACGTCGGCGCCGAGGTTCATGCCGAGCGACCGCGCGTCTCCGCCGAGCTGCCCGAGACGGGGGAGCGGTTTGAGGGACTGCTCCCGCCCGTCGTCGCCGCGCCGGCTTTCGCGATCCGCAAGCCCGCGGTCGCGGTCTTCACGCTCGATGACTACGTCGCCGCAGGCATCATGGCGGCCGATCAGGCGGCGTTACTGCGCAAGGCCGTCGCTACCCGTAAGAACATCCTTGTCGCCGGCGGCACTTCGACCGGCAAGACCACCCTCACCAACGCGCTGCTCGCCGAGATCGCCGGCTCCACGGATCGCGTGGTACTGATCGAGGATACGCGTGAGCTGCAATGCCGCGCGCCGAACCTCGTGGCGCTGCGCACCAAGGACGGCGTCGCTTCGCTCTCCGATCTCGTTCGCTCCTCATTGCGCCTGAGGCCCGATCGCATCCCCATCGGCGAGGTGCGCGGCGCCGAGGCGCTCGATCTCCTGAAAGCCTGGGGCACGGGACATCCCGGCGGGATCGGGACCATTCACGCCGGCACGGCGCTCGGCGCTTTGCGCCGTCTCGAACAGCTCATCCAGGAAGCCGTCGTTACCGTGCCCAAGGCGCTGATCGCCGAGACCATCGACATGGTGGCGGTGCTGCGCGGCCGCGGCGCGGAACGCCGCCTTGCCGAGCTCGCCACCGTCGCCGGGCTCGATCCCGCCACCAGCGACTACCGCGTTATCCCCGCCACGGCGGGAGGAGACCTATCACTTCCGGGAGAACCGTCATGA
- a CDS encoding PAS domain S-box protein has translation MKDAKVVDDERSDLRRRLAEAEETLRAIRSGEIDAIVVEGEANPAVYTLKGAADPYRLLVEQMAEGALTVSSKGVILYCNAAFARMIGRPRERLVGSVVSDLIVPRLDRPQLTEFLESTARGREIELQADSGETIHAYVSSAFLTIDNELLHCLVVTNLTHQELRILHEAIVGSSPDGICSLKADGTIASWNAAAVDLFGYSSREAIGNSVCMLFPAELCREVGEILRRVLQGEVVRDDFKCVTKSGAGVDVSLGLSPIIADDKSAIVVIARDITDRKTLEGELRDAGRRKDEFIATLAHELRNPLAPLRNGLYVLSKLHKTGDATQPVHEMMERQVNHLVRLVDDLMDVSRISRGKISLKKEPSDLGAAIRQAAEMTRELVEANELELKLMLAEEPLTLDADPARIAQVFSNLLDNAAKYTHAGGRVEIFSESRDGQAIVTVADTGIGIPAEMLPRVFDLFTQMGGAFERSRGGIGIGLALVRDIVRLHGGDVEAHSDGVGLGSRFVVRLPLATAPAVQANFSSGMRKALSSHRVLVIEDNLDVADSFALLLKTLGATVQVANDGAHGLEAFADLRPDLVFVDLGMPDMNGYETARRIRERPGGKDVTLIALSGWGGADARKRTEECGCDRHLVKPVEIQELEKILESSQITNTH, from the coding sequence TTGAAGGACGCAAAAGTTGTAGACGACGAACGGAGTGATCTCCGCCGACGACTGGCCGAGGCGGAGGAGACGCTGCGCGCCATTCGAAGCGGCGAGATTGACGCGATCGTGGTCGAGGGCGAAGCGAATCCGGCAGTTTACACGCTCAAGGGCGCGGCTGATCCGTACCGGCTGCTGGTCGAGCAGATGGCCGAAGGTGCGCTGACCGTTTCGTCGAAGGGCGTAATCCTGTATTGCAACGCCGCTTTTGCGCGAATGATCGGGCGGCCTCGCGAACGCTTGGTCGGTAGTGTGGTGAGCGATCTCATTGTCCCGCGATTGGATCGACCGCAGCTAACCGAGTTCTTGGAGAGCACGGCTCGCGGCCGGGAAATCGAGTTGCAGGCGGACAGTGGGGAAACGATCCACGCTTATGTCTCTTCGGCGTTCCTCACGATCGACAACGAACTTCTGCATTGTCTTGTAGTGACGAATCTGACCCACCAGGAGTTGCGTATCCTTCATGAAGCGATTGTCGGTTCGTCGCCGGATGGGATCTGCTCATTGAAGGCCGACGGAACGATTGCAAGTTGGAACGCAGCGGCCGTGGACCTTTTCGGCTACAGCTCTCGCGAGGCGATCGGCAACAGCGTTTGCATGCTGTTTCCCGCCGAACTGTGTCGGGAAGTCGGCGAAATACTAAGGCGCGTGTTGCAGGGGGAAGTCGTGCGCGACGACTTCAAATGCGTCACAAAAAGTGGCGCGGGAGTGGATGTTTCATTGGGTCTTTCGCCCATCATCGCGGATGACAAAAGTGCGATTGTTGTAATTGCGAGAGATATAACCGACCGAAAAACTCTCGAAGGTGAACTGCGAGACGCGGGGCGTCGCAAGGACGAGTTCATTGCGACGCTCGCGCACGAGCTGCGCAATCCGCTCGCGCCGCTTCGAAACGGGCTATATGTGCTGAGCAAATTGCACAAGACGGGCGACGCCACCCAGCCTGTTCACGAGATGATGGAGCGACAAGTCAATCATCTCGTTCGGCTTGTCGACGATCTCATGGATGTGTCCAGGATCAGCCGCGGCAAGATCAGTTTGAAGAAAGAGCCTTCCGATCTGGGAGCAGCGATCCGTCAGGCCGCTGAAATGACGCGGGAACTTGTCGAGGCGAACGAACTCGAGCTGAAACTCATGCTGGCCGAGGAGCCTCTCACTCTCGATGCCGACCCCGCGCGGATCGCGCAAGTGTTCAGTAATCTCCTCGACAATGCAGCCAAATATACTCATGCGGGCGGTCGCGTCGAGATTTTTTCGGAGAGTCGAGACGGCCAGGCGATCGTGACCGTCGCCGATACTGGAATCGGGATTCCCGCCGAGATGCTCCCGCGCGTGTTCGATCTTTTCACCCAGATGGGTGGCGCGTTTGAGCGGAGTCGCGGCGGCATCGGCATCGGCCTTGCGCTGGTGCGCGATATTGTTCGATTGCACGGCGGCGACGTCGAGGCGCACAGCGACGGAGTGGGACTAGGCAGCCGCTTTGTCGTTCGCCTCCCATTAGCAACTGCTCCGGCTGTACAAGCGAACTTCTCGAGCGGAATGCGGAAAGCGTTGAGTTCGCACCGAGTTCTCGTGATCGAGGACAATCTCGACGTCGCCGACAGTTTCGCTCTGCTTTTGAAAACCTTGGGAGCGACAGTTCAAGTCGCTAACGACGGCGCGCACGGCCTCGAAGCCTTCGCCGACCTACGACCTGACCTTGTTTTTGTTGATCTCGGCATGCCAGATATGAATGGCTATGAAACGGCGCGTCGCATTCGCGAGCGGCCCGGCGGCAAAGATGTGACGTTGATCGCGCTTTCCGGCTGGGGCGGAGCGGACGCCCGCAAGCGCACGGAGGAATGCGGGTGCGATCGCCATCTGGTCAAGCCGGTGGAGATACAGGAACTGGAAAAGATTTTGGAAAGCTCCCAGATCACGAACACGCATTGA
- a CDS encoding circadian clock KaiB family protein, whose product MDQARYGLTLFITGLTPRSVRAVANTRAFCESELDSYDLEIVDLYEHPERAQPANVVVSPTLVRYRPIPVRLLFGDMSNQQQLASLIVE is encoded by the coding sequence ATGGATCAAGCTCGTTACGGCCTGACGCTCTTCATCACGGGGTTGACCCCCAGATCGGTGCGCGCCGTAGCGAATACGCGAGCCTTTTGCGAAAGCGAACTGGACTCCTACGATCTCGAAATCGTCGATCTCTACGAACATCCCGAACGAGCTCAGCCTGCCAACGTGGTCGTGTCGCCGACTCTCGTTCGTTACCGTCCCATTCCGGTCCGGTTGCTGTTTGGCGATATGTCAAATCAACAACAGCTTGCCTCGCTGATCGTGGAGTGA
- a CDS encoding circadian clock KaiB family protein gives MTRNADVLPDFNSNENWDLRLYVAGHTDKSLRAIKNLNRICTEYLEGRYSIEVIDLLERPQLAQGDQIIAIPTLVRRLPEPIKKIIGDLSNEQRVLIGLDIRPHALH, from the coding sequence ATGACCCGGAACGCTGACGTTCTTCCCGATTTCAACTCAAACGAAAATTGGGACCTACGTCTCTATGTGGCCGGTCACACGGATAAGTCGCTACGAGCGATCAAGAACCTCAACCGCATCTGCACAGAGTATCTCGAGGGGCGTTATTCGATCGAAGTCATCGATCTCCTCGAGCGACCGCAACTCGCCCAAGGCGATCAGATTATTGCGATTCCGACTCTGGTCCGCCGGCTGCCAGAGCCCATAAAAAAAATTATCGGCGATCTCTCCAACGAACAGCGCGTGCTCATAGGTCTGGATATTCGTCCGCACGCATTGCACTAA
- the kaiC gene encoding circadian clock protein KaiC, with amino-acid sequence MPEIQKVPSGIRGLDELTGGGLPAGRPTLVCGGPGCGKTLLAMTFLVKGARDYREPGVFVSFDERIVDLAANVSSLGFDLVELQEQKLIAMDHVVLDRQAFQETGEYDLEGLFVRLGHAINRVEAKRVVLDSIDSLFAGIPNAAVVRSELVRLFNWLKERGLSTIVTAERGETGLTRHGVEEYVSDCVIVLDHRVIEQLSTRRLRVVKYRGSAHGTNEYPFLIGRRGITVFPVTSLGLAQIASAERVSTGMADLDKMLEGKGFYKGSSVLLGGGAGTGKTSIAAHFVEAACRRGERCVFFSFEESPSQPTRNMRSLGIDLQPWIESGLLRCHSTRPSLHGLEPHLASMLEEIDDYRPHVTVVDPLSALLASGTQHQTQGMLLRLIDHLKTNGVTALFTTLQTEDDLTHLSISSIMDTWIRVLNEDVDDDVVRQLHVVKSRGMAHSTKRRVMEITEHGVRLKDEAPKSLRSQ; translated from the coding sequence ATGCCCGAGATACAGAAAGTACCTAGCGGAATTAGAGGTTTAGACGAATTGACCGGCGGCGGGTTGCCGGCCGGGCGGCCGACCTTGGTATGTGGCGGCCCCGGTTGCGGCAAGACCCTGCTGGCGATGACCTTTTTAGTCAAAGGCGCGCGCGATTACAGGGAACCGGGCGTGTTTGTGTCGTTCGACGAACGGATCGTCGATCTTGCCGCCAATGTCAGCTCGCTTGGCTTCGATTTGGTCGAATTGCAGGAGCAAAAGCTGATCGCCATGGATCACGTCGTCCTCGATCGACAGGCGTTCCAAGAAACCGGCGAATATGATCTCGAAGGTTTGTTCGTGCGGCTGGGGCACGCAATCAATCGCGTCGAAGCGAAGCGTGTCGTTCTCGACAGCATCGATTCCCTTTTTGCCGGCATCCCCAACGCCGCGGTTGTGCGTTCTGAGCTTGTCCGTCTGTTCAACTGGCTGAAAGAGCGTGGTCTTTCGACTATAGTGACTGCCGAGCGCGGCGAGACCGGTCTGACGCGTCATGGGGTTGAGGAATATGTCTCAGACTGTGTGATCGTTCTCGATCACCGCGTCATCGAGCAGTTGTCGACCCGGCGTCTGCGCGTCGTAAAATATCGCGGCTCGGCGCATGGGACCAACGAATACCCATTCTTGATTGGTCGTCGGGGAATTACGGTTTTCCCGGTAACCTCTCTGGGTCTCGCTCAGATCGCCTCGGCTGAGCGAGTATCGACGGGAATGGCCGATCTCGATAAGATGCTGGAGGGCAAAGGGTTTTACAAGGGATCTAGCGTCTTGCTGGGCGGCGGGGCCGGCACAGGCAAAACCAGTATTGCGGCGCATTTCGTCGAGGCCGCCTGCCGCCGCGGCGAACGGTGCGTGTTTTTCTCCTTCGAGGAAAGTCCAAGCCAACCGACGCGCAATATGCGCTCACTTGGAATTGACTTGCAGCCGTGGATCGAAAGCGGATTGCTGCGGTGCCACTCCACGCGTCCCAGCCTCCACGGCCTCGAACCGCATCTTGCGTCGATGCTGGAGGAGATCGACGATTATCGGCCACATGTGACAGTCGTCGATCCTCTTTCGGCCCTGCTGGCGAGCGGTACGCAACATCAAACCCAGGGCATGCTGTTGCGGCTGATCGACCATCTCAAAACAAACGGGGTCACAGCGCTCTTCACCACTCTGCAGACGGAAGACGACCTGACCCATCTAAGCATTTCGTCGATTATGGACACCTGGATTCGGGTGCTCAATGAGGATGTCGATGACGACGTAGTTCGCCAACTGCATGTCGTCAAATCGAGAGGGATGGCGCATTCAACAAAGCGGCGTGTCATGGAAATCACCGAGCATGGGGTCCGGCTGAAGGACGAAGCCCCTAAATCGCTTCGGTCGCAATAA
- a CDS encoding CopG family transcriptional regulator, producing the protein MAAPKKKVQISVYVDPALMQALSVYAARREQSMSLIAEAAIASFLSPDADERREAAIAKRLDQQDRRLARLERDVGISVETLALFIRFWLTTTPPLPEPAAKAARAQAGARYDNFVAALGRRLSQGPKLRQEIPEEAGENAGEN; encoded by the coding sequence ATGGCCGCGCCGAAGAAAAAGGTCCAAATATCCGTCTATGTCGATCCGGCGCTTATGCAGGCACTGTCGGTCTATGCGGCCCGGCGAGAGCAGTCGATGTCGCTCATCGCCGAAGCCGCCATCGCCTCCTTCCTGTCGCCGGACGCAGACGAGCGACGCGAGGCCGCCATTGCCAAGCGCCTTGACCAGCAAGACAGGCGCTTAGCGCGCCTGGAACGCGATGTCGGCATCAGCGTCGAGACGCTCGCCTTGTTCATCCGCTTCTGGCTCACCACCACGCCGCCGCTTCCCGAACCCGCCGCCAAGGCCGCACGAGCGCAGGCAGGGGCGCGATACGATAATTTCGTCGCGGCGCTTGGTCGACGCCTCAGCCAAGGGCCGAAGCTGAGGCAGGAAATCCCGGAGGAGGCGGGTGAGAATGCGGGTGAGAATTAA
- a CDS encoding conjugal transfer protein TraG — protein sequence MSATKILWGQVITVFAIVLLTMWTATEWTAWRLGFQPELGRPWFEVLHFPFYPPPALFWWWFAYDAYAPSIFEEGAYIAASGGVIAAGVAIGMSVWRAREAKNVETYGSARWAQPKAIEQAGLLGPDGVVLGRYQGGYLRHNGPEHVLCFAPTRSGKGVGLVIPSLLTWPGSAIVHDIKGENWQLTAGFRARHGRVLLFDPTNAKSSAYNPLLEVRRGEWEVRDVQNIADILVDPEGSLEKRNHWEKTSHALLVGAILHVLYAEEDKTLAGVAAFLSDPKRPIESTLSAMMRTAHLGEAGVHPVVASAARELLNKSGNERSGVLSTAMSFLGLYRDPVVAEVTRRCDWRIGDIVAGDRPTTLYLVVPPSDINRTKPLIRLILNQIGRRLTEDLQAKTGRQRLLLMLDEFPALGRLDFFESALAFMAGYGIKSFLIAQSLNQIEKAYGPNNSILDNCHVRVSFATNDERTAKRVSDALGTATEMKAMKNYAGSRLSPWLGHLMVSRSETARPLLTPGEVMQLPPTDEIVMVSGVHPIRARKARYYEDGRFQERILPPPAPTRLKEARPDDWTSRPLPPRPQVPAIPEGEQMDDEDPKHADRRRQPELDQSATEEKTLIENEFALDEIDESDDDAPRIGRMKDLMRGVAQQAALDPDDDLGM from the coding sequence GTGTCCGCAACCAAAATTCTATGGGGCCAGGTCATCACCGTCTTCGCCATCGTCCTGCTGACGATGTGGACCGCGACGGAGTGGACCGCCTGGCGCCTCGGATTTCAACCGGAACTGGGGCGCCCCTGGTTCGAGGTGCTGCATTTCCCTTTTTACCCGCCTCCTGCCTTGTTCTGGTGGTGGTTTGCCTATGACGCCTATGCGCCGTCGATCTTCGAGGAGGGGGCGTATATCGCGGCGTCGGGTGGCGTCATCGCCGCAGGCGTTGCGATCGGCATGTCCGTCTGGCGCGCCCGCGAGGCGAAGAACGTCGAGACCTATGGTTCCGCGCGCTGGGCGCAGCCAAAGGCAATCGAACAAGCGGGCCTGCTCGGCCCCGACGGAGTTGTGCTGGGCCGGTATCAGGGCGGCTACCTCCGCCACAACGGGCCAGAGCACGTCCTCTGTTTCGCGCCCACCCGGAGCGGGAAGGGCGTCGGCCTCGTCATCCCATCGCTCTTGACCTGGCCCGGTTCGGCGATCGTTCACGACATCAAGGGCGAGAATTGGCAGCTCACCGCCGGCTTCCGGGCGCGGCATGGCCGAGTGCTGCTGTTCGACCCGACCAACGCGAAGTCGTCGGCCTACAACCCGCTGCTGGAGGTCCGACGCGGCGAGTGGGAGGTGCGGGATGTGCAGAACATCGCCGACATCCTCGTCGACCCCGAAGGCAGCCTGGAGAAGCGCAATCACTGGGAGAAAACCAGTCACGCGCTACTCGTCGGCGCCATCCTTCATGTCCTTTACGCCGAAGAGGACAAGACGCTGGCGGGCGTCGCAGCCTTCTTGTCCGATCCCAAGCGGCCGATCGAGTCGACGCTCTCCGCCATGATGCGGACGGCGCATCTCGGCGAGGCCGGGGTCCATCCCGTCGTCGCCTCCGCCGCGCGTGAGCTGCTGAATAAGTCGGGCAACGAGCGATCCGGCGTCCTGAGCACGGCCATGTCCTTCCTCGGCCTCTACCGCGATCCCGTGGTCGCCGAGGTGACGCGGCGTTGCGACTGGCGGATCGGCGACATCGTCGCCGGCGATCGACCGACGACGCTGTATCTCGTCGTCCCGCCCTCGGACATCAATCGCACCAAGCCGCTGATCCGTCTGATCCTCAACCAGATCGGCCGGCGCTTGACCGAGGATCTGCAGGCCAAAACCGGCCGGCAGCGATTACTGCTGATGCTCGACGAGTTTCCCGCTCTCGGCAGGCTCGACTTCTTCGAATCCGCGCTCGCCTTCATGGCGGGCTATGGCATCAAGAGCTTCCTGATCGCCCAGTCACTGAACCAGATCGAGAAAGCCTATGGCCCCAACAACTCGATTCTCGACAACTGCCATGTGCGGGTGAGCTTCGCGACCAACGATGAACGCACCGCCAAGCGGGTCAGCGACGCGCTCGGCACCGCGACCGAGATGAAGGCGATGAAGAACTATGCCGGCAGCAGGCTCAGTCCTTGGCTGGGACATCTCATGGTTTCCCGCTCGGAGACCGCCCGTCCACTGTTGACGCCTGGCGAAGTGATGCAGCTTCCGCCGACCGACGAGATCGTCATGGTGTCGGGCGTCCATCCCATCCGCGCGAGGAAGGCCCGCTATTACGAAGATGGGCGGTTTCAGGAGCGCATCCTGCCGCCGCCGGCGCCGACGCGGCTCAAGGAAGCACGGCCCGACGACTGGACTTCCCGTCCATTGCCGCCGCGCCCCCAGGTTCCGGCCATACCGGAAGGCGAACAGATGGACGACGAAGATCCAAAGCACGCAGATCGCCGTCGACAGCCTGAACTGGATCAAAGCGCCACCGAGGAGAAAACATTGATCGAGAACGAATTTGCGCTCGATGAGATCGACGAGTCCGACGATGACGCCCCACGGATCGGACGGATGAAGGATCTCATGAGGGGCGTCGCCCAGCAAGCCGCGCTTGATCCAGACGACGATCTCGGAATGTGA